In Marivirga salinae, a single window of DNA contains:
- the lpxB gene encoding lipid-A-disaccharide synthase has product MKYYIIAGERSGDLHGGNLIKALKSKDSQAEIRCWGGEEMQNAGGELVVHYKEMAYMGFWEVLVHLKAIKQKINFCKEDILSFRPDALILIDYAGFNLRIAKFASQHNIPVHFYISPKIWAWNQKRAYKIKKFVDYMYVILPFEKEFYKKFDFEVDYVGNPLLDAIRAYKPNTDFQYKEQNVIAVLPGSRKQEVQAMMENLKGVALDFPDEQFVIAGVSNLEIELYDGWQEIDNVDLIFDQTYDLLSHSKAALVTSGTATLETALFEVPQVVVYKTGKISFAIAKRVVKVEFISLVNLILNKEAVRELIQDEFNPENLKKEFQKILPKGENRESILKDYKLLKDMLGDEDTSQITADLMAGRVMG; this is encoded by the coding sequence ATGAAATATTATATAATTGCAGGTGAACGTTCAGGCGATCTGCATGGCGGTAATTTAATCAAAGCTTTAAAAAGTAAGGACTCTCAAGCCGAAATCAGATGTTGGGGAGGCGAGGAAATGCAGAATGCTGGTGGCGAGCTCGTAGTGCATTATAAGGAAATGGCATATATGGGTTTTTGGGAAGTTTTAGTTCACCTAAAAGCAATCAAACAAAAAATTAATTTCTGTAAAGAAGATATACTTTCGTTTCGTCCCGATGCATTGATTTTGATTGATTATGCTGGCTTCAATCTAAGAATTGCGAAATTTGCCTCTCAGCATAATATTCCAGTACATTTTTATATCTCTCCGAAAATCTGGGCTTGGAACCAGAAAAGAGCCTACAAAATCAAGAAGTTTGTAGATTATATGTATGTAATTTTACCTTTTGAAAAAGAATTCTATAAGAAATTCGATTTTGAGGTGGATTATGTAGGCAATCCTTTATTGGATGCTATAAGAGCTTATAAGCCCAATACAGATTTTCAATATAAAGAGCAGAATGTAATAGCGGTATTACCTGGCAGCCGTAAACAGGAAGTCCAGGCAATGATGGAGAATCTAAAAGGTGTTGCATTAGATTTTCCTGATGAGCAATTTGTAATTGCTGGAGTTTCTAACTTAGAAATAGAGCTTTATGACGGATGGCAAGAGATTGATAATGTAGATCTGATTTTTGATCAAACCTATGATTTACTTTCTCATTCTAAAGCTGCTTTAGTTACTTCCGGCACCGCTACTTTAGAAACGGCACTTTTTGAAGTGCCTCAAGTAGTGGTATATAAAACCGGTAAAATCTCCTTTGCTATTGCCAAAAGAGTAGTAAAAGTAGAGTTCATATCTTTAGTGAATTTAATTCTGAATAAGGAAGCAGTTAGAGAATTAATTCAAGATGAATTCAATCCAGAAAACCTTAAAAAGGAATTCCAGAAAATTTTACCTAAAGGAGAAAATAGAGAATCCATTTTGAAAGATTATAAGCTTCTGAAAGATATGTTGGGTGATGAAGATACTTCTCAAATTACGGCTGATTTGATGGCGGGTAGGGTTATGGGATAG
- a CDS encoding RNA-binding domain-containing protein, which produces MISENNRIEFKEKLTDELEREVVAFLNSREGGYIYLGISASGQVKGIRNSDEVQLKIKDRLKNNIQPSCLGLFDIVSEDLEGQEIIKIIIAAGLEKPYFLRKFGMSPKGSFMRVGSATEPLNQRQIEDFFSKRIRNSISKIKSNKQELSFEQLKIYYEERGLKLNKNYAQNLELLTEDGQFNYVAYLLSDVNGNSIKLAIYNGIDRVDLVENNEYGYCSLIKATKQVLDKLAVENKISTKITSKERENRPVWDSIAIREAVINAIIHNDYTNEVPPKFEIFDDRIEITSNGGLPAGINKKEFFEGISIPRNKELMRIFKDLDMVEQLGSGIPRILRIYPKNIFNISENYIRMSFPKEISDSKPNNDGGVIGGAIGGAIGGVVEELTARQLEVLKAIHENNRITYKALSESFGIAESAVSKHIDTLKEKGVLKREGGTRGFWRLINPDNN; this is translated from the coding sequence ATGATATCGGAAAATAATAGGATAGAGTTTAAAGAGAAGCTAACAGATGAGTTGGAAAGAGAAGTAGTGGCTTTTCTAAACAGCAGGGAAGGTGGCTATATTTACTTAGGGATATCAGCTAGTGGTCAAGTAAAAGGAATCAGAAATAGTGATGAGGTGCAATTAAAAATTAAGGATCGACTTAAAAATAATATACAACCTTCCTGTTTGGGGTTATTTGATATTGTATCAGAAGATTTAGAAGGTCAGGAAATTATAAAAATTATTATTGCAGCAGGATTAGAGAAGCCTTACTTTCTACGTAAATTCGGCATGTCTCCTAAAGGTTCTTTTATGAGGGTGGGTAGTGCAACTGAACCACTGAATCAACGTCAGATTGAAGATTTTTTCTCTAAAAGGATTAGAAATTCGATAAGCAAAATTAAATCCAATAAGCAAGAACTCTCTTTTGAACAATTGAAAATCTATTATGAAGAGAGGGGTCTAAAGCTGAATAAGAATTACGCGCAAAACTTAGAACTTTTAACTGAAGATGGTCAATTTAATTATGTAGCTTATCTATTGTCCGATGTTAATGGTAATTCAATTAAACTGGCTATTTATAACGGTATTGATAGGGTTGATTTAGTTGAAAATAATGAATACGGTTACTGTTCCCTAATTAAAGCAACAAAACAAGTATTAGATAAATTAGCAGTTGAAAATAAAATCAGCACTAAAATCACTTCAAAGGAGCGCGAAAATAGACCTGTATGGGATTCTATAGCAATTCGTGAAGCTGTGATAAATGCTATAATTCATAATGACTACACAAATGAAGTCCCACCTAAATTTGAAATATTTGATGATAGAATTGAAATAACATCTAATGGTGGTCTTCCTGCGGGTATTAATAAAAAGGAATTTTTTGAAGGTATATCAATACCTCGAAATAAGGAGTTAATGAGGATATTTAAGGATTTAGATATGGTAGAACAACTTGGTTCAGGTATACCTAGGATACTTCGCATCTATCCAAAAAATATCTTTAACATTAGCGAGAACTATATAAGGATGTCTTTCCCTAAGGAAATTAGTGACAGTAAACCTAATAATGATGGTGGTGTAATAGGTGGTGCAATAGGTGGTGCAATAGGTGGTGTAGTTGAGGAACTTACTGCTAGACAATTAGAAGTTCTCAAAGCAATACATGAAAATAATAGAATCACATACAAGGCATTAAGTGAATCTTTTGGAATTGCAGAATCTGCAGTTAGTAAACATATAGATACTTTGAAAGAAAAAGGAGTATTAAAAAGAGAAGGTGGCACTAGGGGTTTTTGGAGGTTAATTAATCCAGACAATAATTAA
- the fmt gene encoding methionyl-tRNA formyltransferase — MKKLRIVYMGTPDFAVPSLQILVENNYDIAAVITAPDKPKGRGQKLSQSPVKEYALSAGLTVLQPTNLKDPEFQKELKALNANLQIVVAFRMLPEAVWSMPEIGTFNLHASLLPQYRGAAPIHWAVMNGEKETGLTTFFLKHEIDTGSIILQEKEPISPTDTTGEVYSRLMKKGAGLVLKTVKAIENEDYELTAQNENQTLKHAPKLFKENTELQWDEPAEKLYNYVRGLNPFPTAWAVLNDKKYKIHQSSIVDASSEGEIGKIISDHKSYLHIQCNPGILGLEVIQPEGKKRMGIADFFRGNDI, encoded by the coding sequence ATGAAAAAATTAAGGATCGTTTATATGGGTACGCCTGATTTTGCAGTACCTTCTTTGCAAATATTGGTAGAAAATAATTATGATATTGCTGCCGTAATCACCGCTCCAGACAAACCCAAAGGAAGAGGACAAAAATTATCCCAATCGCCCGTAAAGGAATATGCACTATCTGCTGGACTTACTGTCTTGCAGCCTACAAATCTAAAAGATCCTGAATTTCAGAAAGAATTGAAAGCATTGAATGCCAATTTACAGATTGTGGTGGCTTTTAGAATGCTGCCAGAAGCGGTTTGGTCTATGCCCGAAATAGGCACTTTCAATTTACATGCTTCCCTCCTTCCGCAATATAGAGGCGCTGCCCCTATTCATTGGGCAGTAATGAATGGCGAAAAAGAAACAGGATTAACTACCTTTTTCCTTAAACATGAAATTGATACGGGAAGCATCATTTTACAAGAAAAAGAACCTATCTCTCCTACCGATACAACTGGTGAAGTCTACAGTAGGTTAATGAAAAAAGGTGCAGGCTTAGTTTTAAAAACAGTAAAAGCTATAGAAAATGAAGACTATGAACTCACTGCTCAAAATGAAAATCAAACTTTGAAACATGCGCCTAAGCTATTCAAAGAAAATACTGAGTTACAATGGGATGAACCAGCAGAGAAACTCTACAACTATGTAAGGGGATTAAATCCATTCCCTACTGCTTGGGCTGTTTTGAATGATAAAAAATATAAAATTCATCAAAGCTCAATTGTTGATGCTAGTTCAGAAGGTGAAATAGGAAAGATCATTTCAGACCATAAAAGCTATCTTCATATTCAATGTAATCCAGGCATTTTAGGGTTGGAAGTGATTCAACCTGAAGGCAAAAAAAGAATGGGGATAGCTGATTTTTTTAGGGGAAATGATATTTAA